The genomic DNA ATGTCGTTGCGAGCAGTCAAGGCAGTTAGGACATGCGACTGTCTGAATGCGCAAACGCAATGGATAGGCCACGGCACATTGAGGACTTGGCAGATGAACTGCTCAGCGAAGTTCTCTCGTTTCTATTAAGACCAGAGCCACGGCCGTTCAACTTCTTGCCAGCCTTACTTAATCCGTACACTATGACTAGCTCCACGAGCTCTACTAGGGGCTTACCCTCGGAAGCCAATAGCGATCTGGACAGATTCCGACTCGTCAACAAACGATTCATGCGAATCGGTACACCCCGAAAGTTTTCTCGCTTTGTTGTCCGTTTTTCTGAAGAAGGTTTCAAGCGGTTGGAACATTTGCTGGATATGCAGCTGGCCTGTTATGTCCGACATTTCACGTATATGGTGCGACCATTTTACCAAGGAAGCGGTACTACCTGCGTACACCCGTGAAGAGAAACGGCGCTGATGAACATTGGATAGGCTGGCCGCAGGTCCTGAATGGTGTCGGCATTGACGGCAGTCGTGTTCCAATCTCTGTGTTACGCAGCCGTTTGGAGAATCAGAACTCGCTGACGGCTACAAACCGTGATCTGGTGCTTTTACGACGTGCGTTTGCTTCATTTCCGTCGCTGAAACAGGTCAAATTACTGCGACTGGTGGATAAAACGGACAATTACTTGGGAGAATGCATTCGCGGCGGCCCTCTAGAAGAGACGGTGGTCTTAGACTGGGAGGCAGCATGCACCCGCGCAATCATCAACTTGGGAATCGCTCTATCAGAATCGACCTGCAAACCGATCCAATTCTACACACCGCATACCCACACCATCACCCCCGAGATGACAACAAAGCTACTCCAAGTCCCGCCCACGCTACTTTCCACCATAGCCACACGACTGACAAGCCTAGACATCACCTTCCACCCCATAACCGACGCAACCGCTAACATAACAGCCCTATCCACCGTCTTCCAcaacttcttcctcgccacCACAAACCTAACATCCCTCCACCTGAGCTCTCTCTCTCACCAACCCCTATCCATAGACTATGTCATCCCTCCAACCCTACAGCTCACCCGATTACACACTCTCAGCCTAGAAAACTGGGTCCTAAACGCAGAAGACCTCACCTCCATCATCCGCCGCCATAGCCATCTCCGCGAGTTCAAACTACACACTGTCCACCTACTAAACGGAAGGTGGAAAGACGTGCTATCAGTTTTGCGTTATGAAATGGCTGTCTTACAGCGGGTTGCGCTAGACCATGTTAACTATTCTCGACTTCCTGATCGGGATTACAGACACCCTAACGGTAAAGTCAATTGGTTGGGTATTACGCCGGAACAATTGAGGGCTCTTACGGTTGACGATTTGGGGGATGATGGTGTCAGGATTAATAGTAACCAGGCTTGGATTTGGGCGAAGTGGGTTATGGCTCGTCCGCGATAGATTGCTTTTTTGTATAAATGTGATGCATAGATTTCTTTGCTAGTATGGTTAGGTTTTGGGATTGTCACTTTTATAGGTTAATGTTAACCTGGGTTGTTCGTATATCTTCAATGATGCTATATTCATTCCGTTGCATTGAATGACTAGCTAACGAACTCAGCGTAGTGGAAATCTACAGCTTCGACCCCAAATTAACATGAATCGCCTTCGTCTGCGTATACGCCTCAAGCCCAGCCTCACCCAGCTCCCGTCCAATCCCACTCTGCTTAACACCCCCAAACGGCACCCGGAAGTCGCTATCATTGCTACTATTAATCCAAACCATCCCAGCCTCGATATCAGCAGCTACGCGGTGCGCGCGCGCAATATCCTTCGTAAACAGCGCAGCACCAAGACCAAACGTAGTATCATTTGCGCGCTGCAGCGCCTCCTCCTCAGTCGCGAAGCTGGAAATCACCACGAACGGACCAAAGACTTCCTCGCGGTAGATGCGCATGTTATCTTTCACGTTGGTGAAGATGGTCGGCGCGATGAAGAAGCCCTTGCCTCCGGCAACGTTCTTAACGGGTTCGCCTCCGGCGGCGAGAGTCGcgccttctttcttcccggCTTCGATGTACTCGAGCACGCGCTCGTACTGGGCTTGCGTCACCTGGGGGCCCTGGAAGGTGTCGTCGGCGAAGGGATCGCCGACCTTGTTCGTCGACGCCATGGCCTGCTTGAAAAGTGTGACAAAGTCGTCATAGACAGAGTCGTGGACGAGCACCCGCGAGGTCGCGGTGCAGACTTGGCCCTGGTTATACATTATTCCCATGTGCGCCCATTTAGCCGCCTGTTCGAGGTCTGCGTCGTCGAAGACGATCAGTGGCGACTTGCCGCCCGTCTCCAGGGTGATGTTCTTCATCGTGCCCGCTGCCATTTTCATGATTTCGCGGCCTGTCTGGGTCGACCCCGTGAAGGCAACCTTGTCCACGTCCGGGTGGGTGACCAGCGCGCTGCCGCAGACGCGGCCGCGACCGTTCAGGATGTTGACAACGCCCGGCGGAAAGCCCGCTTCCTTGAGGAGCGTGGCGAAGTAGAGGATGCTTAGCGGGGTTTGCTCTGCGGGTTTCAGGACGACTGTGTTGCCGCAGGCTAAGGCCGGGCCGAGCTTCCAGGCGGCCATGCCTAAGGGAAAGTTCCAGGGGATGATCTGGGCTACGACGCCGATGGGCTGGCGAAGGGTGTAGGCTAGTTTTTCGGGGTAGGTGCCGATGGTTTGGCCGTGGACTTTGTCGGCCCAGCCGGCGTAGTAGCGGATTGTGTTGATGACTTCGCCTACGTCGGCGTTGAGGGACTCGCCGTATGGTTTTCCTGTACTGGTTAGCTAAAGCATTCAAAAAAAGcgaggaggggaggggagTATACCATTATCCCACGTCTCAATCGTGGCCAGAGTCTCCTTGTGCTGCTCGACCAGATCAGCCAGCTTTAGCATCAAGCGGCCCCGATCCGTGCCCGGCAACGACTTCCACGAGGGATCTTTGAGAGCCTTCCGGGCTGCCTTGACAGCGATATCAACGTCTTCTTCACCGGCCGCATAGACAGAGGCGATCTCCGATTCATCACTGCCTCTATTAGCTTCATCCTTCTTACTATTGCCGAGTGCTACTCACGCAGGATTGATAGTAGCAAACTTATCCCCCGCCTTGGACGCAACGAACTCATTGTTAATAAACAGTCCAGTAGGCTGGGTATACTGGCGTCCGTTCGGAGCCGTCAACGAAAGCGTAAGATCCGACATTCTTCTGGAGTGAGTGCTGTGGAAGAATCGATATGCTCGGTAGTATGGAGGAGGAATGGAAAAGGTATGACGATAGGAGGGGAAACTGCGCGCACACAGACGGACGCTGGAGAACATAAGCCCACGCATGGGCTTTCACTTATTTATTATTTACGTGTTTCCTTGGTTATTTATCTTGTCTTGGTGATAAATAGAGAATCGGCACTGTCCAATGGAGTCTCAATCCGCTGATACGGCGGTCCAGATGCCCCTCGTCGGATCGACCTTCTCTTCTgggcttttcttttctcacaGCTTTTAACAACCACTTCAGCTGCTTCGTACCATTGACGGGTGCTACTGACCTGCAGATGTTACTGAAGCGATACGCCTACAGAGAGGTGCATCTATTCGAGACAAATCTCTGTACAATGACATGACCGGCGTCAGAGAACCTCGCATCGATGCTGCGATCTTCCGAATCCTTCCACCCCCCCGTGTCTTCGAATGACGGTACCAGTGCTATAAAAGTGACAGCGCGATGCATGCCATCGAGGTCTCTGCAGGCGACCCGAACAAGGCATTGGAGGTGGGTTAGAGGTGGGATGATACCATCTGCCAGACGGGTTGAACCATGAACATTTTTTCCAAAAGTTGTATTGTTGAATTGAATTGTCCTAAATCGTAAGATACTCCATTGGCTGTGTACAAAGAAAAATGATGACACCCATGTccatgaaaaaaaaaaaaagcaagaaaagaaTATCCCAGGCATCCCATCCCGTGAGTCGCTGCAAATTATGAATCGGCTAGAATGCTTCATGCGTTTGCGTCCTCGTTTATTGTTCACTTGACTCCTCGCTCTCCTCGTCGTCTCCCGACGTACTCTGCCGTAACCCGGcgccttccttctccttggctAACCTCATAATGAACTTCCATTGTGCGCGCGTCACGGACGATACGCTAAGGCGGGTCTGTTTGAGGGTCTGCAGGTTCTCGAGGGGCTTGCCGGGTGCGGACTGGGCCTTGAGGTCGTTGAGAGTGATCATGGTCGGGAATTTCTGTCGGAACTCGACATGGACGACGTCCCATTTGGGGTCTTCTTTGGTGGATTTCTCGTCGTAGTAGGGATTCGAGGGGTCCAGTGCGGATTCTGGAACTTGGGTCAGTATGCGTGCTTGCGGTGCGGAGAAGGGTCTCGAACAGACCATCTGGGGAGTGCTCTTGGACAATCTCCATAATGCCAACAATCCCAGGAACTTTGCAATTGGAGTGGTAGAAGAAAGCCAAGTCGCCCTTTTTCATATCCCGAAGATGTCTTCGTGCTATTCCTCGTAAGCCAATTTCCCGTTGTACATCATTCAAAGCACCTTACCGACAGGGTTGCGGATACCTAGACGATGTTAGCGACGTAGTTTCAATCAACACATCCAACGGCAATCGTAAACCTACCATCCCAAGGCTCTGGCTCCTGCGCCGCGCGCAAGTCATCAATCGAGAACTTGACATCAACACCCTTCTCCAGCCGCGACTCCGGCTCGGCCTTCATCAACCAGTATGACCGACCcgaatcatcatcatcatcatcatcatcataatcatgattttccccctcctcctccgaaTGCTCCTTAGCTTCTACCGACGTTGACTTGGTCGCACGCTGGTCCGCTCCGTTCGGTAATGGGTATTTGCGCGGCCGTCCTACAGGTCGCTTGCCTTCTTTCGGTGTCGCCGGCTTGGGTGTTGTTACTTCTCCAGGGCTCGCGGGTAAGTTTTCTATCCACTCCACACTGAAATCGGGGCATACGGACCTTTCGCCGACTCGTCCTTGCGAGGCCTTCCACGGCCCCGCTTGGGCCCTGGTGGTGGCTTGGGGGTAGCACTTTCGGGGTACTTGCGAGGACgacctctctttctcttctctccagTTGGGGGCGCTGCCGTTGTCTGGATTGGGTTAGTCTAAGCGATATTGATGGAATTGGGCGGCCGTAGGGTTCTCAAATCAGTGggaaaataaagaaaagaggaaaaccAAGGCAAACGCAATAGTATCCTCCTGGTTTATTCCCCATAAACATGCGCTTACCTGGTTTGCCGTCAAGTCATTCCCATCGGTCTCTGGCGAGTCAGAGGTCTTTCGCTTTTTGGGCGGCATTTTgctgattttttttttttggcttgAAATTGGTCGAGGAAAAATTACAGAAAAATCGCGCAAAGGCGATAAAAACCTATCCAAATCGTCACAAGGCAGGTAAACAATCGAGCAGTCGCAGACGATGGGTCGATTCACTCCTCAACAGGAAGCGAGcggggagaggagaggatgGTGAAGGTAAAACGGGCGAAATCGGGAGATGCGCCCaagcaaaaagaagcaaaaaataaagaaaaataaTCAAAAAAAGCAAAGACGGCCAGGGAAAAAGGCGCGCAGGAAAAAGAGAGAGCGAGAGCGATGCAGGAGTCCTGGACTGGGCAAAATCGACGCCGATTCCAGCAAATCTGAAGCTTTGTTTTGAACGCGACGGGTGGAGCGCACGTGACTTTGATGGTAGCCGTTTATATGGCCGTCAAGACACCCTGTTGGAGTTTGAATACTGATGTTCTTTTGATATAAATATATAATTATAAGAATGAGTTCTACAATATCAATTGATCTGGGCTATTCGTGCTTAGTATCTATGGTGCAACAGGATATATATTCGGAAACTTAAGACATTGACAGCGCCCACTATCAAACTATTTCATTGCAGATCATGAACAGATATATAGGGATGGTGCTAGGTACTACATTTTGAACAGTGAACACCACTTGATTCTCTTCGATGTCCAATCCAGTGACCTCCACTATTATCGGATGTAGTACTTCCAAACAAGCTCATCTCTAGCACCCCAAAGTCCAACGAAAAGAACTATGAAAACTGACAGAGACTAAGCTTCGGGCTCAACTCTCCGGAACAGCTCTGCGAGTAATTATACCCTCTTCACAACGTCAATTTTTTCAATCAAGACAGAAAGAATGCTCTAGTCCTTGATTTGATCTTGCTATTCCTTAGATGTGTTGAAGAGGCACGATTAAGATGATCTACAAGAACTCCGTACTAAGCACAACGGTATCAGCCTTAAGGCCACCGACTTTTCAAATCCGTGCATGTGCATTGACGAACCTTGCAGATTATCAAAACTTTAACATCTTTGTACATGCTTTGAGCTTCGGAACCCGGCACCAAATTGGAGAGCTCCTGTTGATCTTGTAGCTGCGTCGGATGCGGTAGTTAGCCCTCTATGCTCCAGCCATACTCCGTAGAACCCCCGGAATCAACAGCCAACTTGAACGCCCAATGactcaaagaaaaaaaaaaaaaagctcAATTGGCCCAGAAAGAGCCCATAAAACAATCCAACGCTTGTCTCGAATGAATCATGCTGGATAATTCCCCCAACTTTTCCCCAGTTCTACCCAGCAGCCGGGTCCGAACCCGATCTCTCTTCGGATTTCTACCCGTCTCCAAATCCCCAATTTGGGGAATCTGCTGGCATAGCTCGCCATCGGTATTCCAGCTTATCAATTGCcagttttcttttttttttctttctttgagAGACtatatattttcttttttatggTCAACCtgtcctctttttttttttctccatGTTCTGTTCATGAGTGCTACGTTTGCGAATTCCGGACAATGAACGACAACCCTCGGGTATCCCAATCCTCGGATTCAAATATCGGAACTGCATCTCCAGAGACAGAAACGACTATGACTCTGGAGAACAACACCAATAATGCCAACCACCTGGACAACAAACCAGAAGGCCTTCACACAACAGACGAAGAAGATGCATCCCACCAAGACATCGATTACCTCTACCTCGACTTCGACACCTCACTCCCAAACCCCATGGGGATCTCATCCTCCCCGCGACCCGGCCAATCATCACCGCCGTCACCGCCAAGTCTGAAGAAGTACACCTCGCCATTCCTATGGTCGAAGCCGCGCAAGACAATCATCACCATGATCTCGTGCTGCGTGACGGCGTTATCTGCGTATGCAGCTGGAGAGTATACGCCGCCGTCGGAGGAGTTGACGGCGAAATGGCATGTTAGTAAGGTTGCATATAATGTGGGGATTACGTTGTTTACGCTTGGGTTTGGTATTGCGCCGATGGTGCTGGCGCCGTTTTCGGAGATTAATGGGCGACGGCCGATTTTTGTGGCTAGTGGGTTGGTTTTTACAGGTGTGTTGTGGTTAGTTTGGCATGCTGTTTGATATGCGCTGATGAGATTGTAGTGTGCTTGATTGGATGCGGTGCTACTGATTCTTATGCTGGGATGCTGGTCGGGAGATTCTTCCTGGGAATTGGGGGATGTATGTGGAACATTTCAATTTTGGCTGTCACACAACGCTAACTTAGTTTAGCAACGTTCTCGACCATGGTGGGTGGTGTCATCAGTGATATATATCATGCCCAGGATCGCAATGGTCCTATGTCTTGCTTCTCCGGCGCCGCGCTATTTGGAACTGGGTTGGGACCGTTGATTTCGGGCTTTATCGAAATGCGCGTCTCCTGGCGATGGATTTTCTACTCCGAAGCCATCGCATCCGCCATCTTTCTGGTTCTTTTGTTAGCCTTCCTTAAGGAAACTCGGGGTAGTGTGCTGCTGAGCGGCAAGGCCAAGGCTCTCAACAAGTATTACGAGAAGCTCGAGGAAGCAGGTTACTATGGTGTCGTCTTCACTGCAGAAGATTCAGGCGAAAAGCAACGTGTGCAGCGCATCCGGTGGAAGGTCAAGAGTGATGAGGAACGAGAGACGTTGGTCAGGATGATCTCCATCTCTTGTTACCGGCCTTTCCGTAAGTTCCATTCCGACATCCGCATGAAGTTAGTAACTAACGAAACTAGATCTTTTGTGCACTGAACCGGTggtgttcttcttctccctttgGGTCGCATTTAGCTGGGCGATTCTGTACCTCAACTTCAGTTCTATTCCTCTTGTCTTCTCGACCAACCATGGTTTCAATGTGCAACAGGTTGGCGCCGTGTTCTCCGGTGAGTGAACCCGTTTGTACTATGTTTTGTCCATCACTGACAATCCATAGCGGTGTCCATTGGAGCTCTCCTGGCCACCCTGTTGAGTATTTATCAAGAGAAACTGGCAATGCGCCTGGGCAAGATGCCCAATACCCCGGAAGGTCGTCTCTACTTCACCTGCGTCGAGTCTATTCTCATGCCCATCGGTCTGttctggtttggatggacATCCTATTCGTCCGTTCCATGGATCGTGCCCACCCTCGCCCTAGGTTGTGCTACTATGGGTATCTTTTCCATCTACCTGGCCACGTTTAACTACCTTGCCGATACGTACCATCGATATGCTAGTTCCGCAATTGCCGCGCAGTCGTTCTGTCGAAACATCCTCGCTGGTATCTTCCCGTTGGTTGCGAATTTCATGTTTACGAATCTCACGTATCCTGGCGCTTCCAGTTTGCTGGGAGGAATTGTATGACGAGCTACCGATCTTTCCTTATGGACTTTGCTAACCTGCGGCAGGGTATTCTGTTGACGCTCGTGCCATGGGCGCTGGCGTGGAAGGGGCCCCAAATCCGTGCGAAGAGCAAGATTGCCAGTGTAGGTCCTCCGCCGTGCATATGCATAACGAAATGTCGCTGACCTATTTGCAGCAAATCATGCAGCAGAGTTAGCTGCGCGCATTCAAAAAGTCGCATTCGACCTGCCTTGGCAATTAGAATCCAGTACTCGATACATAACTGTAATACTGCAGATAGTAAAAGTTAATAGCATAATTGATCATCCTAATGCTTCAGTCCGTCGTTCTTCGTCCTTTTCACGGTGCAATTGCGCCATCGCCAACCGTCTTTATTGGTCTATTGTCGACCGACTATCCCTGGACAAAGGATGGCTCGGCCGACAGATTCGGGGGAGAGAATAGGATGAATGAGGACAATGATAACAATGCATCATATAAAGAGTTACGAGGACAGGGTCCTGAACAGGAGAGTAGAATGCAGCAGTAACTGTCCAGACAAAAGGAAGAGCAGCAGTTAAAGTAGAAGTCGAGGGGCATCATGTGAGTTGGAGATGGATGCGGGCGAGAGCGAGCGGAAGCGCGGGGCAGAACCTTGGGAGAGCAGCCAATCAGTAAGCAACCCTGGGCAATGGCGTGATTGATGGAGGGGTTTTCGAGGTAACCGGAGGGGTGGAGGGGTATACCTCTCTATATAATTCCGGAGGTCCTCTCTCACTACGATCCAATTCTCTTAATCTCTGCTATATCGATTCATACCCCTCAATCAACCACAATGGCTCAGGAACGTGCTCCGTAAGTCTCAATTGCCCTCTCAGCACTCTCCCAGCGACAGTTCAAGCATACTGACAACAATCAACAGCCTCCGTCTCGGCTCCGTTGCCCCCAACTTCGATGCTCAGACCTCTAACGGTCCCATTACCTTCCACGACTTCATCGGTGACAGCTGGGccatcctcttctcccaCCCCGATGACTTCACCCCCATCTGTACCACCGAGCTGGGTGCTTTCGCCAAGCTCGAGCCCGAGTTCACCGCTCGTGGCGTCAAGTTGATCGGTCTCAGCGCCAACGGTGTCGAGTCCCACCACGCCTGGATCAAGGACATTGACGAGGTTACCGGCTCCAAGCTCCAGTTTCCCATCGTCGCCGACCCCGAACGCAAGGTCGCCTACGCCTACGACATGGTTGACTACCAGGACACCACCAACGTCGACACCAAGGGCCAGGCTCTGACCATCCGCTCTGTCTTTATCATTGACCCCAGCAAGAAGATCCGTCTCATCATGTCCTACCCCGCCTCTACCGGCCGTAACACCGCTGAGGTCCTCCGTGTCGTTGATGCTCTGCAGACCACCGACAAGCACGGTGTTACCTGCCCCATCAACTGGCTCCCTGGTGACGATGTTGTCGTTCCTCCTCCGGTCTCCACTGAGGATGCTCAGAAGAAGTTCGGTGAGGTCCGCACTGTTAAGCCGTGAGTCTTCTTCCTTTCGTTAGGGAAACTGATCGATACTAACATAAAAAAACAGTTACCTGCGCTTTACCAACGTCAAGAAGGAGTAAATGTATCACGAATTATGATTAGATGGATAGATAAAAGGCTGTGGAAATGATCTTGTGAAGATTATTTGATTGATACCTCTTACGAATATAATCTTCTGTGCATTTGCATTCTCTCCGCGGAGGCCATCTGTTCCTGCAGGAGTACAGCTGGcatatgtactccgtatatatACCCCATAGCCTTATAGTTACATATTTAGATCCTTCGGGAAAAGCCGACTATAACTATTAGAGTGACAAGCGAAGCGTGTTTGTATTGCTTTTTCCTCAACCAGACGCCGCGCCGTTCATCCAACGGCATTCCTCatatacttgtacagagtatttgTTTCGTCTATATTAAATACTGTGCTTCGTACTGTCTGACAGTTCACGGCCAGAATGGACACACCAGTACATGCAGGAGACCATCAAGAGGACCTGATCAGAAATTAATTGCATGACACTTTGTGCTGGTCAGATCCTGTCATTTTGTTTGTTCAGGCGTTTTGGATTCTAGCTGACTACTGGTCtcatgacaaggagacaCTGTGATACATAGAACTTTCACTCAACCAGATCAATTGTTTTAAGCCTGTGTTGAGTCAGTTCTGTCTGAACAAAAGACTGTACAGCCTCTGGCTCTACATCCTATGAAACAACGCTGACAGGCCCAGCGTTGTTTCCTTTCCCTCctcatgctagtatttcACGAGATAGTCAACCAATAGATTTTATATTGAATGGGACCGTCACATAATACTAGAATCACtcttattcttcttcacAACCTCTCTGGCGCATACAGCTAGGACTCCGTCAGAGAGACCCATACGCTTGCGATAGAGAACCCCCAACGAccaacgaacgaacgaacgaacgaaccaACGAACCAAATCAGCCAAGATGGCTCGAGACGCTACCGAACCAACCCAGAGTCGGCGCCTGACTTTGGACATGAAAGAACAGGATCGAAAGATTATCAACCACGAAGAATTTCTGGCACAGTGCCGTGACTAACCCAATGAGCTGTTTTACTATGTTGCTGATACTCTCAACCGTATGGTTGACATCGAGAATGAATACCGTGAGCAGATGGATGAAGAGCTTGTCCAGAACCTTCAGAATGAGCTTCAGGAACACAAGGATCGATTGAAGGACAAAGAGCACCAGATTGATGAGTTGATGGCGGAACGGGACGAGTACAAGACAGCCTATGCAGAGAGCGCAGCTGCGTTCCCGTGGTTCCACCGTGGAGAGCACCAAGCTATCAGGCAAAGTCTGAGAAAGTGCCTGGCCCTCCACTCCTCACTGATGGCAAAGAGCCTAAGTTCGAGGACCGGCTGATTGAGATGAAAGTAAAGTTTGTGGCCAATGCAGACCGTTTTGATAATGACCAGATGAAACGAGTTTACCTCGTCTCCCGCACCGGCGGTCTAGCACGACAGCAACTGAGTGTCAGATTGCGCGCAAGATGCCACCGACCCATATACCAGTGTTGAGCAGATGTTCAAGACACTCACTACTGCTTTTCGAAATCCCCATCGCCGCATGGAAGCTGACGCAGAGTTACAGACTATGTACATGCACCCTAGTGATAGGTTTCTTGAATTCCTGGCCAAATTCCTGGTGAGTGAGGCCGGGATCCCTGATGGTCGATACAAAATTGAGCTCAGCCGACGACTTACTGATAAGGTCAAGGAGTTGTCTCTTCCCTATATTGGCAATGATAAGACTTTCGATGAATTCACAGCCTATGTAGGTACGGTAGTCCAGTCCTTGGAATGCCAATGCCCAAGAGGCCAAACCCCACAATCTGAGTTGCAACTCCCGCAACGACCCCAACACTAATCCCTTGAAGGATACTAACAGCTCAGGCAATATCCAGCTTGACGACGATACACGACAGGAGCTGATGAGCCAAGGCAAATGCTTCCACTGCAAGGAGATAGGCCATGTGTTCTGGGACTGTCCCCGTTGGAAGAAGAACACTAACATTACCCAACCCCGCAAGATTGAAGCAGTTCCTGAGATATCAAAAAGCAATTCGGGAAATGGGATGCCTAGGTGAAGTCTCCTGCTTAGGCCGTCACACTGTCAGTCTTTATGGCATCGATTTGCAACATTTACTTGGACGAGAACAAGATGATTTCACTTTAGGTGTACAGGCAGCTGAACATGGAGTATCAATTGCAACTATTGTCTTGATTgacactggagcaaatggATGTATTTTTGAGCACACCACTGGCGATTAAACTAGCTCAATTCTTTGGTGTAGGCACTCTCCCACTGAGCCAAGCCTGTCCAGTCAGAGGATATGATGGCAGGATGGAGGAGTCCATAACTCATGCCATAATATTGGACCTGCGGGTTGATAGAAGGAAACTAGCGGACACCTCTACGTTgatttgcggatttgggcAAGCATGACATCATCCTGGGAAAGATGTGGCTGGCGAAGAACCAAGTTCTACCTGACTGCATCAACAACGGGTTGTTGTGGCCTAAGGAGTTGCCTCCCTGGAAAGAGGTGGTGAATCAACTGAGCTGTGACGAGTTCGTCCAGCAGTGTCGAGCGAACCCCCGAGCGTTGTACGCTAAGCTCTTGGAGTTATACCAAAAGAGCACCGGCGACTTGTTGGACTGTGATAACCAGATTGCTGAGGTTGAGCTGAAGACCCAGTTCTTGGAGGTTTATTTGGTCTTGCTACACCGCGAGAAGAATGGGCTTGAGCAGAAGTGGACTCAGCTCTGATAGACAAAAGCATCTACGCCAACTAGATAGCGAAGATAATTGTGCAGAATGTCAGCCCTGTCAGTGAGAGGCGAGCCGGTGCCTGCTGCACGAAAGTCAGCCAAGATCCCTGATCCCCCGATGCTCACTGATGGCAAGGAGCAGCCAGTCTTCCCCCATTTGAAGACTGGCTAATTAAAGACTGAAATGTGGTAGGCTGATTTGACAGGTGTACCGGCATCTCCTTTTCAACCGGCTCGGAAGAGATGACAACCA from Aspergillus chevalieri M1 DNA, chromosome 1, nearly complete sequence includes the following:
- a CDS encoding F-box domain protein (COG:S;~EggNog:ENOG410PN6B;~InterPro:IPR032675); its protein translation is MDRPRHIEDLADELLSEVLSFLLRPEPRPFNFLPALLNPYTMTSSTSSTRGLPSEANSDLDRFRLVNKRFMRIGTPRKFSRFVVRFSEEGFKRLEHLLDMQLACYVRHFTYMVRPFYQGSGWPQVLNGVGIDGSRVPISVLRSRLENQNSLTATNRDLVLLRRAFASFPSLKQVKLLRLVDKTDNYLGECIRGGPLEETVVLDWEAACTRAIINLGIALSESTCKPIQFYTPHTHTITPEMTTKLLQVPPTLLSTIATRLTSLDITFHPITDATANITALSTVFHNFFLATTNLTSLHLSSLSHQPLSIDYVIPPTLQLTRLHTLSLENWVLNAEDLTSIIRRHSHLREFKLHTVHLLNGRWKDVLSVLRYEMAVLQRVALDHVNYSRLPDRDYRHPNGKVNWLGITPEQLRALTVDDLGDDGVRINSNQAWIWAKWVMARPR
- the ALD2 gene encoding aldehyde dehydrogenase family protein (COG:C;~EggNog:ENOG410PJ9J;~InterPro:IPR015590,IPR029510,IPR016161,IPR016162, IPR016163;~PFAM:PF00171;~go_function: GO:0016491 - oxidoreductase activity [Evidence IEA];~go_function: GO:0016620 - oxidoreductase activity, acting on the aldehyde or oxo group of donors, NAD or NADP as acceptor [Evidence IEA];~go_process: GO:0055114 - oxidation-reduction process [Evidence IEA]), yielding MRGLMFSSVRLCARSFPSYRHTFSIPPPYYRAYRFFHSTHSRRMSDLTLSLTAPNGRQYTQPTGLFINNEFVASKAGDKFATINPADESEIASVYAAGEEDVDIAVKAARKALKDPSWKSLPGTDRGRLMLKLADLVEQHKETLATIETWDNGKPYGESLNADVGEVINTIRYYAGWADKVHGQTIGTYPEKLAYTLRQPIGVVAQIIPWNFPLGMAAWKLGPALACGNTVVLKPAEQTPLSILYFATLLKEAGFPPGVVNILNGRGRVCGSALVTHPDVDKVAFTGSTQTGREIMKMAAGTMKNITLETGGKSPLIVFDDADLEQAAKWAHMGIMYNQGQVCTATSRVLVHDSVYDDFVTLFKQAMASTNKVGDPFADDTFQGPQVTQAQYERVLEYIEAGKKEGATLAAGGEPVKNVAGGKGFFIAPTIFTNVKDNMRIYREEVFGPFVVISSFATEEEALQRANDTTFGLGAALFTKDIARAHRVAADIEAGMVWINSSNDSDFRVPFGGVKQSGIGRELGEAGLEAYTQTKAIHVNLGSKL
- a CDS encoding EVE domain-containing protein (COG:S;~EggNog:ENOG410PN4B;~InterPro:IPR000116,IPR002740,IPR017956,IPR015947;~PFAM:PF02178,PF01878;~go_component: GO:0000785 - chromatin [Evidence IEA];~go_component: GO:0005634 - nucleus [Evidence IEA];~go_function: GO:0003677 - DNA binding [Evidence IEA];~go_process: GO:0006355 - regulation of transcription, DNA-templated [Evidence IEA]), producing the protein MPPKKRKTSDSPETDGNDLTANQTTAAPPTGEKRKRGRPRKYPESATPKPPPGPKRGRGRPRKDESAKVTTPKPATPKEGKRPVGRPRKYPLPNGADQRATKSTSVEAKEHSEEEGENHDYDDDDDDDDSGRSYWLMKAEPESRLEKGVDVKFSIDDLRAAQEPEPWDGIRNPVARRHLRDMKKGDLAFFYHSNCKVPGIVGIMEIVQEHSPDESALDPSNPYYDEKSTKEDPKWDVVHVEFRQKFPTMITLNDLKAQSAPGKPLENLQTLKQTRLSVSSVTRAQWKFIMRLAKEKEGAGLRQSTSGDDEESEESSEQ